The window CTTGGCGTTGGCCCCGGCACCTGGATAAAGTCCGTAGGTTCCCGACGGGGACATTTTCCTTTCAGACGGAAAGTTCTCGCTCACCTTTCCACACAAAAATCTTGCCATTGGCGCCGTTATCCAGGATGAAGCAGTCGTCCCGAAGCAGCAGGTCCTTGGAAAAGGGGCTTTTGCCCTCCACTTTGCTCAGCGACATGGAGCCGCTGGCATCGGACACCTGGAACGGGAGGCGTTAGTTTGAAGGTTCCCGGCAAAGCGTTGCTCTCGTCGGCCACCTTGTGAAGGGAGGCGCTGTTGGAGGCGTCGGCCTCGCTGTCCTCCTCGGGCGTGCTTTGGGCCAGCTCGGGTTTGGGGCCCAGCACCTGATCACAAATCCCAAGGTGGCGCCCCGTGTCATTTTCTTCCCAAAAGTCTCGCTCGCGGTTTCTCCGTGACGCGTCACCTGGAGCATTTCGGCAGTCTCCTCCCCCTCGACGGAGTCCACGATGCGAGCCTTGCCGTGTCGCTCGGCGTCCCGGATGAGCGAGGCGATCTCCCGCACCTTCTGCTTCTCGAAGACATTGGCCTGCGATCCGGTCCAGGACACGATGACCTGCGGAGTGAGACGGGCGTTTGCCGGCTTCGGCGCCCCCCGGTCGGCGCTCGTTACCTCTCCCAGGTCCAGGATGAAGCAGTCGCCCTTGTTGAAGCTCTTCCAGGACAGCTCCACCTCTTTTGCGCGGATGTTGCGTTTCCCTTTCACCTGGTAACAGCGCTGCACCGCCGCGGCCGAGTCTTGGGGTCTCCGGAACCCCGATTCCACCCCGCCGACCTGCCGACGGAATCTCGTGAGTGAACCGGCCCGCTCGGGGGAAGCCGCCGAGGCCGCACCTTGTAGCTGACGCCCCTGGGGAAGAGCGTCATGAACTCGGGGGACTCGTAGCCTTGGACCTGCCGGTGCTGAACGGGGTCTCCACCCAGGAAGTTGTCCAGCTGGGTGGCCAGCATGGCGCACGCCACTTGCTCGTCACGGGACGACTTCTCGCCTGAGGCGCGGGAAAGGTGAGACGGCGGGACCTGGCGCTGGTACTCGGCGAGTCCGTCTCACCGATCCACATGTGAAGGTCGGCTCCCAGTTCGCCGCGGTGCTCCAGAACAAGGTATGAGTCGCCATTGTAGAAGACGCCCACCTCGGAGGGCGGCAGAGGGACCGCCTTCATCTTTTCCACCCTCCATGCGCGCAGGCCCGGCGCCCGGACCTCTGGACCAAACTGACCCGCCGCGGCCTGGAAGGGGAGCATGCTACGGTCCGAGACAAAGACAAGACAAAATCCACC is drawn from Stigmatopora argus isolate UIUO_Sarg chromosome 20, RoL_Sarg_1.0, whole genome shotgun sequence and contains these coding sequences:
- the capgb gene encoding capping protein (actin filament), gelsolin-like b isoform X2 is translated as MLPFQAAAGQFGPEVRAPGLRAWRVEKMKAVPLPPSEVGVFYNGDSYLVLEHRGELGADLHMWIGEKSSRDEQVACAMLATQLDNFLGGDPVQHRQVQGYESPEFMTLFPRGVSYKVGGVESGFRRPQDSAAAVQRCYQVKGKRNIRAKEVELSWKSFNKGDCFILDLGEVTSADRGAPKPANARLTPQVIVSWTGSQANVFEKQKVREIASLIRDAERHGKARIVDSVEGEETAEMLQVLGPKPELAQSTPEEDSEADASNSASLHKVSDASGSMSLSKVEGKSPFSKDLLLRDDCFILDNGANGKIFVWKGAGANAKEKQAALQVADKFIEQMKYPRMKTQVEILPQGKETIMFKQFFKSWN
- the capgb gene encoding capping protein (actin filament), gelsolin-like b isoform X1, whose product is MEPEADGVVHMLPFQAAAGQFGPEVRAPGLRAWRVEKMKAVPLPPSEVGVFYNGDSYLVLEHRGELGADLHMWIGEKSSRDEQVACAMLATQLDNFLGGDPVQHRQVQGYESPEFMTLFPRGVSYKVGGVESGFRRPQDSAAAVQRCYQVKGKRNIRAKEVELSWKSFNKGDCFILDLGEVTSADRGAPKPANARLTPQVIVSWTGSQANVFEKQKVREIASLIRDAERHGKARIVDSVEGEETAEMLQVLGPKPELAQSTPEEDSEADASNSASLHKVSDASGSMSLSKVEGKSPFSKDLLLRDDCFILDNGANGKIFVWKGAGANAKEKQAALQVADKFIEQMKYPRMKTQVEILPQGKETIMFKQFFKSWN
- the capgb gene encoding capping protein (actin filament), gelsolin-like b isoform X3, whose translation is MEPEADGVVHMLPFQAAAGQFGPEVRAPGLRAWRVEKMKAVPLPPSEVGVFYNGDSYLVLEHRGELGADLHMWIGEKSSRDEQVACAMLATQLDNFLGGDPVQHRQVQGYESPEFMTLFPRGVSYKVGGVESGFRRPQDSAAAVQRCYQVKGKRNIRAKEVELSWKSFNKGDCFILDLGEVIVSWTGSQANVFEKQKVREIASLIRDAERHGKARIVDSVEGEETAEMLQVLGPKPELAQSTPEEDSEADASNSASLHKVSDASGSMSLSKVEGKSPFSKDLLLRDDCFILDNGANGKIFVWKGAGANAKEKQAALQVADKFIEQMKYPRMKTQVEILPQGKETIMFKQFFKSWN